The following proteins are co-located in the Spea bombifrons isolate aSpeBom1 chromosome 3, aSpeBom1.2.pri, whole genome shotgun sequence genome:
- the LOC128483998 gene encoding DC-STAMP domain-containing protein 2-like, which translates to MGTTLGPWEWMCTCCKTTCGLCRRACPCACSCNCPCSCKCPCKRKCPCDCPCDCPRDCDCPRDCPCDCSRDCLSNLCPEEVKVEEVSAEDYIDEDKKEVRAQLREDNAVKSSLRSCGAFTFGLILTAMYAAIVLFVKNYSLKYCIVSSVVICILLTLGMAFFMKMRVTVFLMLPQLFSIEGKTIVLLVAFSLALQGPAANTLENFRRSSESVSCGVELAMNQTKELLEKVKRPLVSALDILRNIGQRLKGVADRARKFFKTVTDGVKHIGRVLRNVWRFIANIGEVCNEELEVPYLKCRKIFDTARNQCFQVMPFLSFLCYIVDAFKPLCGLAKTATILCLLPKYLQKYVRKHVKNPIINMLRNIKDKFEFNVTVIHDFDINLNSSKSIKQVAVGIMSEVQSTLNPYLDVLSMFSYSMTFVCLFIYIMAARYQRKYLYEDNHDNIYITRSFIELDVMRAKQGRRTLLPLSAREAYNFILPGSLYLTKRERKGYSFDIINVFRNVLVVAFMMVMDFIIYWVLDMVYYLLQADVVARAPVTFSVLINGSGYASEIFSNVVSAFDILQRGNLTVLSKKCLVAPSAPDFKGYILIGSMYGLCFLIAIFGVYIRRLQRVICAYYYPSREQERICFLYNNLITKRTNIEDSLIRSVRMNAEDGGHSSFLQVLAAKLPGCRWFAQLLGTNEQYCMACAKTITGSEGQDCVACITPGCKGMYCRGCFEILNNICTICMAPLAYSEAIEEEVDSSDEEQVHLWIDAMKTIKAEEKGKRKKLKEVVKDRLKQVLRSQGSRAALGEKLLEKYKEEVRGREEDESSGISEVESSEDSEDTDFEYQNSTEDTDSSDSEDHTTPPFTKWTEARRKRDLVTPARQRPPRRRGRRAVKNGGGN; encoded by the coding sequence ATGGGGACAACACTAGGCCCCTGGGAATGGATGTGTACctgctgcaaaaccacatgTGGCCTATGCCGGCGTGCCTGCCCCTGCGCCTGTTCCTGCAACTGTCCTTGCTCCTGCAAGTGCCCCTGCAAGCGCAAGTGCCCCTGCGACTGCCCCTGCGACTGCCCGCGGGACTGCGACTGCCCTCGCGACTGCCCCTGTGACTGCTCCCGCGATTGCTTGTCAAACCTGTGCCCTGAAGAAGTGAAGGTCGAGGAAGTGAGCGCCGAGGATTACATTGACGAGGACAAAAAGGAGGTGAGAGCCCAACTCCGAGAGGACAACGCGGTGAAATCTTCTCTGAGGAGCTGTGGCGCCTTCACCTTTGGGTTGATTCTCACCGCCATGTATGCGGCCATCGTCCTCTTTGTGAAGAACTATAGCCTGAAGTACTGCATCGTGTCCTCAGTGGTCATCTGCATCCTCCTCACCCTCGGCATGGCCTTCTTCATGAAGATGCGGGTCACAGTGTTCCTTATGCTGCCCCAGCTCTTCTCAATTGAGGGCAAGACCATCGTGCTCCTGGTCGCCTTCTCGCTGGCCTTACAGGGACCTGCAGCCAACACCTTGgagaatttccggcgctcatctgAGTCCGTGTCCTGCGGCGTGGAACTGGCCATGAACCAGACCAAGGAGCtcctggaaaaagttaaaaggccgttAGTGAGTGCGCTGGATATTCTGAGGAACATCGGCCAGAGGCTGAAAGGAGTGGCCGATCGGGCCAGAAAGTTCTTCAAGACGGTGACAGACGGAGTGAAGCACATCGGACGCGTCCTGCGGAATGTGTGGCGTTTTATCGCCAATATCGGGGAGGTCTGTAACGAGGAACTGGAAGTTCCCTATCTAAAGTGCAGGAAAATATTTGACACGGCACGGAATCAGTGCTTCCAGGTGATGCCATTCTTGTCATTCCTGTGCTACATTGTGGACGCCTTCAAACCGCTGTGTGGACTGGCTAAAACCGCTACAATCCTATGCCTCCTGCCAAAGTATCTCCAGAAATATGTCCGAAAGCATGTGAAAAACCCCATCATCAACATGCTCCGCAACATCAAGGACAAGTTTGAGTTTAACGTGACGGTTATTCACGACTTCGACATAAACCTGAACTCCAGCAAGAGCATCAAGCAGGTGGCAGTCGGCATCATGAGCGAAGTGCAGAGCACACTGAACCCCTATCTGGATGTGCTCAGCATGTTCAGCTATTCAATGACATTTGTTTGCCTCTTCATCTACATCATGGCCGCTCGGTACCAGCGCAAGTACCTCTATGAAGATAACCACGACAATATCTACATAACGCGGTCCTTCATAGAGCTGGACGTGATGAGAGCCAAGCAAGGGCGCagaaccctcctgcccctttcCGCCAGAGAGGCCTACAACTTCATCCTGCCAGGTTCGCTTTACCTGACCAAACGTGAGAGGAAGGGATATTCTTTTGACATCATCAACGTCTTCCGAAATGTTCTGGTGGTCGCATTTATGATGGTGATGGACTTCATCATCTACTGGGTGCTGGACATGGTGTATTACCTGCTGCAAGCGGACGTGGTTGCCAGAGCTCCGGTGACGTTCTCTGTGCTGATCAACGGCTCCGGTTATGCCAGCGAAATCTTCTCCAATGTGGTGTCTGCGTTTGACATCCTTCAGAGAGGGAACTTGACAGTTTTGTCAAAGAAATGCCTAGTCGCTCCGTCCGCCCCAGACTTTAAAGGATACATACTCATAGGTTCAATGTATGGCCTGTGCTTCCTCATTGCGATATTTGGCGTCTACATACGGAGGCTGCAGCGCGTAATCTGTGCCTATTATTACCCATCCCGTGAGCAGGAGCGCATCTGTTTTCTTTACAACAACTTGATAACCAAACGCACAAACATTGAGGACTCCTTGATCAGGAGCGTGAGGATGAATGCAGAGGACGGGGGGCACTCTAGCTTCCTGCAGGTCCTGGCGGCAAAACTCCCCGGGTGCCGCTGGTTTGCCCAGCTGTTGGGCACCAATGAGCAGTACTGCATGGCATGTGCCAAGACAATCACTGGCAGCGAGGGGCAGGACTGCGTGGCCTGCATCACCCCAGGCTGTAAAGGGATGTACTGCAGGGGCTGCTTTGAGATCCTTAATAACATCTGCACAATTTGTATGGCTCCACTGGCATACTCTGAGGCTATCGAAGAGGAGGTCGACTCCAGTGACGAAGAACAGGTCCACCTCTGGATCGATGCCATGAAAACCATTAAGGctgaagagaaaggaaagaggaagaagctGAAAGAGGTTGTGAAGGATCGCCTCAAACAGGTTCTCCGTAGCCAGGGTAGCAGAGCAGCGTTAGGCGAGAAGCTCCTGGAGAAGTATAAGGAGGAGGTCCGTGGCAGGGAGGAAGATGAGAGCTCAGGAATCAGTGAGGTTGAATCCAGTGAGGACTCTGAAGATACAGATTTTGAATATCAGAACTCAACAGAGGACACTGACTCTTCAGATTCTGAGGACCACACGACCCCCCCATTCACAAAGTGGACAGAAGCACGAAGGAAGAGGGATCTGGTCACCCCCGCGCGGCAGAGGCCACCCAGGAGGAGAGGACGGCGGGCGGTGAAGAATGGAGGTGGAAACTAG